A section of the Streptomyces sp. 6-11-2 genome encodes:
- a CDS encoding NAD(P)/FAD-dependent oxidoreductase codes for MTSHHPVAIIGGGLGGLTAARVLHVSGIESTIFELEASANARTQGGMLDIHEDSGQKALHAADLHDGFRKIIHSGGQAMRLVGPDGTVHLSAGDDGTGDRPEVDRGKLRELLLESLPDGTIRWGTKVSGARPLDDRRHEVTFADGTTITTDLLIGADGAWSRIRPLLSPAKPAYTGISFVETDLHDADTRHPGSAALLGDGFFICLGDQRGFLAHRETDGSLHVYTALRAAEDWIDTIDFGDSAAARAAVLSHFDGWDESLRALIADADGALVPRRIHALPVGHRWDHAPGVTLLGDAAHLMSPFAGEGANLAMLDGAELGQAIAGHPGDTEAALAAYEKALFPRSEASAAESAASLETMFGDRGLERMVEFFASHQEAE; via the coding sequence ATGACGTCCCACCACCCCGTCGCGATCATCGGCGGAGGTCTCGGCGGCCTCACCGCCGCCCGCGTCCTGCACGTCAGCGGCATCGAGTCGACCATCTTCGAACTGGAGGCCTCGGCAAACGCCCGCACGCAGGGCGGCATGCTCGACATCCACGAGGACAGCGGCCAGAAGGCACTGCACGCCGCCGATCTCCACGATGGTTTCCGCAAGATCATTCACAGCGGTGGTCAGGCCATGCGCCTGGTCGGCCCTGACGGCACCGTGCACCTGTCCGCGGGGGACGACGGCACCGGGGACCGCCCCGAAGTGGACCGGGGCAAGCTGCGCGAGTTGCTGCTGGAGTCCCTCCCGGACGGGACGATCCGCTGGGGCACGAAGGTGAGCGGCGCCCGCCCGCTGGACGACCGACGCCACGAGGTGACGTTCGCCGACGGAACCACCATCACCACCGACCTCCTGATCGGGGCCGACGGCGCCTGGTCGCGCATCCGTCCGCTGCTCTCCCCGGCCAAGCCCGCCTACACCGGCATTTCCTTCGTCGAGACCGATCTGCACGACGCCGACACCCGACACCCGGGCAGCGCTGCCCTCCTCGGCGACGGGTTCTTCATCTGCCTCGGTGATCAGCGAGGTTTCCTCGCACACCGGGAGACCGACGGCAGCCTCCACGTCTACACCGCTCTCAGGGCCGCCGAGGACTGGATCGACACGATCGACTTCGGCGACAGCGCCGCCGCCAGGGCCGCGGTTCTGTCCCACTTCGACGGCTGGGACGAGAGCCTGCGTGCCCTCATCGCGGACGCCGACGGTGCGCTCGTTCCCCGCCGCATCCACGCCCTGCCCGTCGGGCACCGCTGGGACCATGCCCCGGGCGTGACCCTGCTCGGCGACGCCGCGCATCTGATGTCGCCCTTCGCCGGGGAGGGCGCCAACCTGGCCATGCTCGACGGAGCCGAACTCGGCCAGGCGATCGCCGGCCACCCCGGCGACACAGAGGCGGCCCTGGCCGCGTACGAGAAAGCACTCTTCCCGCGCAGTGAAGCATCCGCCGCCGAGTCCGCCGCCAGTCTGGAGACCATGTTCGGCGATCGGGGCCTGGAGCGAATGGTCGAGTTCTTCGCCTCCCACCAGGAAGCGGAGTGA
- a CDS encoding nuclear transport factor 2 family protein, translating to MAAKPPVPPFTRESAIEKVRLAEDAWNTRDPERVALAYTVDSRWRNRAEFVNGREEIVAFLTRKWTREQEYRLIKELWAFEENRIAVRFAYECHDDSGNWFRSYGNENWEFDEQGLMRVRLACINDLPIKEEERTYHWPRGRRPDDHPGLSDLGF from the coding sequence ATGGCCGCGAAGCCCCCTGTTCCCCCGTTCACGCGGGAGAGTGCGATCGAGAAGGTCCGCCTCGCCGAGGACGCGTGGAACACCCGGGACCCTGAGCGTGTGGCCCTCGCCTACACGGTCGACAGTCGCTGGCGTAACCGTGCTGAATTCGTCAACGGGCGCGAGGAGATCGTCGCCTTCCTCACCAGGAAGTGGACCAGGGAGCAGGAGTACCGGCTCATCAAGGAGTTGTGGGCCTTCGAGGAGAACCGCATCGCCGTACGGTTCGCCTACGAGTGCCACGACGACTCGGGCAACTGGTTCCGCTCGTACGGGAACGAGAACTGGGAATTCGACGAGCAGGGCCTGATGCGGGTCCGCCTGGCATGTATCAACGACCTCCCGATCAAGGAAGAGGAACGCACGTACCACTGGCCCCGTGGCCGTCGTCCCGACGACCACCCGGGGCTGAGCGACCTGGGTTTCTAG
- a CDS encoding TetR/AcrR family transcriptional regulator, producing MTAQREPISRRERPAKPALTRRGIVDTAVRIMRSEGLEKVTMRRLAQELDTGPSSLYVYVANTAELHAAVLDALLGEVDLTAGDAGADWRDQLVAVLTSYTRVLFAHPQLARSALVARPSGENYLNLVERVLSLLSRSGAAQEQVAWGIDKLLQYATATAAEHGTQESSPGLQDDWNALTRAVHAVDEATHPMIKAHMPALLAGSAEHRLSWGFDVLINGIIHTPLPGTPG from the coding sequence ATGACTGCCCAGCGAGAACCGATCAGCCGCCGTGAGCGTCCGGCCAAGCCGGCCCTGACTCGACGGGGGATCGTCGACACCGCCGTGCGGATCATGCGCTCCGAGGGGCTGGAAAAGGTGACCATGCGCCGTCTTGCGCAGGAGCTGGACACCGGCCCGTCCTCGCTGTACGTCTACGTGGCCAACACCGCCGAACTGCACGCGGCCGTCCTGGACGCGCTGCTGGGAGAAGTCGACCTGACCGCCGGTGACGCCGGAGCCGACTGGCGCGATCAGCTCGTCGCGGTGCTCACCTCGTACACCCGCGTCCTGTTCGCACACCCGCAACTGGCCCGCTCGGCTCTCGTGGCGCGCCCGAGCGGCGAGAACTACCTGAACCTCGTCGAGCGCGTGCTGAGCCTGCTCTCCCGCAGTGGCGCAGCCCAGGAGCAGGTGGCCTGGGGGATCGACAAGCTGCTGCAGTACGCCACGGCCACTGCCGCGGAGCACGGGACACAGGAAAGCTCCCCCGGACTCCAGGACGACTGGAACGCCCTCACCCGCGCCGTGCATGCCGTGGACGAGGCCACCCACCCGATGATCAAGGCGCACATGCCCGCCCTGCTCGCCGGTTCGGCCGAGCATCGGCTGTCCTGGGGCTTCGACGTTCTGATCAACGGCATCATTCACACCCCGCTTCCCGGCACCCCGGGCTGA
- a CDS encoding MBL fold metallo-hydrolase, translating to MDTITLGHVEITRVVELPAKGRARDYVFPDVPVEHWRAHEKWLAPTFLDPAADEVHMMIQTWLIRSEGRTILIDTGVGNDRERPAMPSFHHLHTNYLGELAAAGVRAQDVDTVICTHVHSDHVGWNTCLTDDGEWRPTFPNARYVIARADFDYWNPANGHRTRSGAQMANVFEDSVAPVHQAGQTVLWEGDHYDIDTQLRIEPAPGHTPGSSVVWLRSGAERAVFSGDLLHSPLQIAEPDDCPGFDEDEARARISRRRVLGEAADRGALLFPAHFPGPGAAEVRRVGDRFAVKEWAAWR from the coding sequence ATGGACACCATCACGCTCGGACACGTGGAGATCACCCGTGTCGTAGAGCTGCCCGCCAAAGGCCGCGCCCGCGACTACGTCTTCCCCGACGTGCCCGTGGAGCACTGGCGGGCGCACGAGAAGTGGCTCGCCCCCACCTTCCTGGACCCGGCCGCGGACGAGGTCCACATGATGATCCAGACCTGGCTGATCCGCAGCGAGGGCCGGACGATCCTGATCGACACCGGTGTCGGCAACGACCGGGAGCGTCCGGCCATGCCGTCCTTCCACCATCTGCACACGAACTACCTCGGAGAGCTGGCCGCGGCGGGCGTCCGCGCGCAGGACGTGGACACGGTGATCTGCACCCATGTCCACAGCGACCACGTCGGCTGGAACACCTGCCTGACCGACGACGGAGAGTGGCGGCCGACCTTCCCCAACGCCCGGTACGTCATCGCGCGCGCCGACTTCGACTACTGGAACCCGGCCAACGGACACCGGACCCGCTCCGGCGCCCAGATGGCCAACGTCTTCGAGGACAGCGTCGCCCCCGTGCACCAGGCCGGACAGACCGTGCTGTGGGAGGGCGACCACTACGACATCGACACCCAGCTCCGTATCGAGCCCGCCCCCGGTCATACGCCTGGCTCCTCCGTCGTATGGCTGCGGTCGGGTGCTGAACGAGCGGTCTTCTCCGGGGACCTGTTGCACAGCCCCTTGCAGATCGCGGAGCCGGACGACTGCCCCGGCTTCGACGAGGACGAAGCCCGCGCGCGGATCAGCCGACGCCGGGTGCTGGGGGAGGCCGCGGATCGGGGCGCCCTGCTGTTCCCCGCGCATTTCCCCGGGCCGGGCGCAGCCGAAGTGCGACGCGTCGGCGACCGTTTCGCGGTGAAGGAGTGGGCGGCATGGCGGTGA
- a CDS encoding VOC family protein yields the protein MACRISELVIDAADPDRLAAFWSKVLGYVELGREDDGSIEIGPPGAGFGGPQPTLVLSPSSNPRTGKLPLHIDVSPTDRDQDAELERLLALGARPVDVGQTGAENWHVLADPEGNEFCLLHTRLQPL from the coding sequence ATGGCATGCCGCATCAGTGAGCTGGTCATTGACGCCGCCGACCCCGACCGGCTCGCCGCATTCTGGAGCAAGGTCCTCGGGTACGTCGAACTCGGCCGGGAAGACGACGGAAGCATCGAGATCGGGCCGCCCGGCGCCGGCTTCGGCGGCCCGCAGCCCACGCTCGTTCTCAGCCCCAGCAGCAACCCGCGGACCGGGAAGCTCCCCCTACACATCGACGTCAGCCCCACCGACCGAGACCAGGACGCCGAGTTGGAGCGGCTGCTCGCTCTCGGCGCGAGGCCCGTCGACGTCGGCCAGACCGGCGCCGAGAACTGGCACGTCCTGGCCGACCCGGAAGGCAACGAGTTCTGTCTCCTGCACACCCGGCTCCAACCCCTCTGA
- a CDS encoding NAD(P)H-binding protein — translation MPRSGRQEAIAVHVQPILVTGVGGGVGGVGRTVLDRLHAKGVPVRALVHHDDERTSDLRAMAGVDVVVGDLTRGADVVEALAGCRRAYFGMSVSPSYLEAATTVAAAAREDDNLDLLVSISQMTVSQMDLTSDTESHQQRLHWLGEHVLNWSGVPVVHVRPTVFMENPLFARVAVASILRDGTIRLPFGSARTSPVAAADVAEVIARLLLDPAPSSGRVHELTGARSRDMAAIAAEFSTALGRTVTYVDVPYEEWLEHDLKKLDLPPHVFEHIATMARLHAEGRYDRATNDVAELLGRPPLGFDALIRNIPALQS, via the coding sequence GTGCCCCGGTCCGGAAGGCAGGAGGCGATTGCCGTGCACGTCCAACCCATTCTGGTCACTGGCGTTGGTGGCGGCGTCGGAGGAGTCGGGCGAACGGTTCTCGACCGGTTGCATGCGAAGGGCGTGCCGGTCCGGGCTCTCGTGCACCACGACGACGAACGGACCTCGGACCTGCGGGCCATGGCCGGCGTGGACGTGGTGGTCGGCGACCTCACCCGTGGCGCCGACGTGGTGGAGGCGCTGGCGGGCTGCCGCCGGGCTTATTTCGGGATGAGCGTGTCGCCCTCCTACCTGGAGGCCGCGACGACGGTCGCCGCGGCCGCTCGGGAGGACGACAACCTGGATCTGCTGGTGAGCATCTCGCAGATGACGGTCTCGCAGATGGACCTCACCAGCGATACCGAGTCCCACCAGCAGCGGCTGCACTGGCTGGGCGAGCACGTCCTCAACTGGTCGGGGGTACCGGTCGTCCACGTCCGGCCCACGGTGTTCATGGAGAATCCGCTCTTCGCCCGGGTCGCCGTCGCCTCGATCCTGCGGGACGGCACGATTCGCCTCCCGTTCGGGTCCGCCCGGACCTCCCCGGTCGCCGCAGCCGATGTGGCGGAGGTCATCGCACGCCTGTTGCTCGACCCGGCTCCGTCGTCCGGCCGGGTCCATGAGCTGACCGGGGCGCGCTCCCGTGACATGGCCGCGATCGCGGCCGAGTTCTCCACTGCCCTGGGCCGTACCGTGACCTATGTCGACGTGCCGTACGAGGAGTGGCTGGAACACGACCTCAAGAAGCTGGACCTGCCACCCCACGTCTTCGAGCACATCGCCACGATGGCGCGGCTGCACGCCGAGGGCCGGTACGACCGGGCCACGAACGACGTCGCCGAGCTCCTCGGACGCCCCCCGCTGGGGTTCGACGCCCTCATCAGGAACATCCCCGCGCTGCAGTCGTAG
- a CDS encoding MHS family MFS transporter, with translation MVLVVFLAIFSLNDAVFPAFFAETFTRYPGFALPFNVGAALFGGVAPYAGTWLTPLPAAPTPPPTSSSRSPSLSLAGVIASPTTAQNQLQTEN, from the coding sequence GTGGTGCTCGTCGTCTTCCTCGCCATCTTCTCGCTCAACGACGCTGTCTTTCCCGCCTTCTTCGCCGAGACCTTCACCCGCTACCCCGGCTTCGCCCTCCCCTTCAACGTCGGTGCCGCACTCTTCGGCGGAGTGGCACCCTACGCCGGGACATGGCTGACTCCTTTACCGGCAGCCCCTACTCCCCCGCCCACTTCCTCATCGCGGTCGCCGTCCCTCTCCCTGGCCGGCGTCATCGCCTCGCCCACCACCGCGCAGAACCAACTCCAGACCGAGAACTAG
- a CDS encoding SDR family oxidoreductase, translated as MKCAVIGGTGLIGSQVVKKLKAAGHEAVPLSLSTGVDVISGQGLEKAVAGADVVINLTNSPTFDEASLTFFQTSMDNILAASHKGGVGHVVILSIVGTDQVPDLVYYQAKTLQENILKAGPIPYSIVRATQFMEFIDAILSSTTEGDTVRLPSTPIQPIAAQDVSDTVAEVAAGSPLNGTRNIAGPDVFSLDELGRITLNAHPDGRTVVTDDTAGMFAAVHGDAITAKGDARIALTHYSDWLA; from the coding sequence ATGAAGTGCGCAGTGATCGGCGGTACCGGCCTGATCGGGTCGCAGGTCGTGAAGAAGCTCAAGGCGGCGGGACATGAAGCCGTGCCGCTCTCGCTGTCCACGGGCGTGGACGTGATCAGCGGCCAGGGCCTGGAGAAGGCGGTGGCCGGCGCCGACGTCGTCATCAACCTCACGAACTCCCCGACCTTCGACGAGGCTTCCCTGACGTTCTTCCAGACCTCCATGGACAACATCCTGGCCGCCAGTCACAAGGGCGGGGTCGGGCACGTCGTCATCCTCTCCATCGTCGGCACCGACCAGGTGCCCGACCTCGTCTACTACCAGGCCAAGACCCTGCAGGAGAACATCCTCAAGGCCGGGCCGATCCCCTACTCGATCGTCCGCGCCACCCAGTTCATGGAGTTCATCGACGCCATTCTCTCCTCGACCACCGAGGGCGACACCGTCCGCCTGCCCAGCACCCCCATCCAGCCGATCGCCGCCCAGGACGTCTCCGACACCGTCGCCGAGGTCGCGGCCGGCTCTCCTTTGAACGGCACCCGCAACATCGCCGGGCCCGACGTCTTCTCCCTCGACGAACTCGGCCGGATCACTCTGAACGCCCACCCCGACGGCCGCACAGTCGTCACCGATGACACCGCGGGCATGTTCGCCGCCGTCCACGGTGACGCCATCACCGCCAAGGGCGACGCCCGTATCGCCCTCACCCACTACAGCGACTGGCTCGCCTGA
- a CDS encoding GNAT family N-acetyltransferase, with product MGNTWITRGETSAEIAAVRDINLAAFPTPAEAGLVDALRADPTASIEGLSLVAADEAGRPVGHALLTRCHIDTTPALCLAPCAVRPEHQRTGAGTAAISAALTAARSLGEHHVVVLGHPAYYPRFGFTRASDHGIGLTIDVPDDALMALSLDADHPLPSGTVHYAAPFGI from the coding sequence ATGGGCAACACCTGGATCACACGCGGCGAAACCAGCGCCGAGATCGCCGCCGTCCGCGACATCAACCTCGCCGCCTTCCCCACGCCGGCGGAGGCCGGCCTCGTCGACGCTCTGCGTGCCGACCCGACCGCCTCGATCGAGGGCCTCTCCCTCGTCGCAGCGGACGAGGCCGGCCGCCCGGTGGGCCACGCCCTGCTGACCCGCTGCCACATCGACACCACACCGGCCCTGTGCCTGGCCCCCTGCGCCGTCCGCCCAGAGCACCAGCGGACCGGTGCGGGCACCGCGGCCATCAGCGCGGCCCTGACCGCAGCGAGGTCACTGGGTGAACACCATGTGGTCGTCCTCGGGCACCCGGCCTACTACCCCCGGTTCGGGTTCACCCGTGCCTCTGACCATGGCATCGGCCTGACCATCGACGTTCCGGACGACGCCTTGATGGCACTCAGCCTCGACGCCGACCATCCACTCCCCAGCGGAACCGTCCACTACGCCGCTCCGTTCGGTATCTGA
- a CDS encoding alpha/beta fold hydrolase, translated as MTASVVLGLIRRTSRTPFVVAGCAVALCTSATAPAAADADASGSKPTVVLVHGAFADASSWNGVIARLERRGYTVVAPANPLRSLSNDSTYIASVLDSIKGPIVLVGHSYGGAVISSAAASNPRVKSLVYVSAQMPDKGESGDTLSARFPSPLASATTSVPFRANGVSGTDLYIRPDKLHEVFAADLPESTTKLMAATQRPVATTAFSEKATAAAWRSIPSWALVAKQDRSINPDQERFEARRAGSHTVEIDSSHVAMISHPDAVTDLVLQAAAAADSARTSPTAS; from the coding sequence ATGACGGCATCTGTGGTGCTCGGCCTCATACGTCGCACAAGTCGGACCCCCTTCGTGGTCGCTGGGTGCGCGGTGGCTCTGTGTACGTCGGCGACAGCCCCGGCCGCCGCCGACGCCGACGCGAGCGGCAGCAAGCCCACCGTGGTCCTGGTACACGGGGCGTTCGCGGACGCCTCCAGTTGGAACGGTGTCATCGCGCGACTCGAACGCCGCGGCTACACGGTCGTGGCGCCCGCCAACCCGTTGCGGAGTCTGTCCAACGACTCCACTTACATCGCCTCGGTGCTGGACAGCATCAAGGGCCCCATCGTGCTGGTGGGCCACTCGTACGGCGGCGCCGTCATCAGCTCGGCGGCAGCCAGCAACCCACGGGTCAAGTCCCTGGTGTACGTGTCGGCGCAGATGCCCGACAAGGGCGAGAGCGGCGATACGCTGTCCGCCCGGTTCCCCTCTCCACTCGCCTCCGCCACCACATCAGTCCCATTCCGCGCCAACGGCGTCAGCGGAACCGACCTGTACATCCGGCCGGACAAGCTCCACGAGGTCTTCGCCGCCGACCTGCCGGAGAGCACGACGAAGTTGATGGCAGCCACCCAACGGCCCGTCGCGACAACCGCGTTCTCCGAGAAGGCCACGGCGGCGGCCTGGCGGTCCATTCCGTCCTGGGCCCTCGTCGCGAAGCAGGACAGGAGCATCAACCCGGACCAGGAACGCTTCGAGGCGAGGCGCGCCGGTTCTCACACGGTGGAGATCGACTCCTCCCACGTGGCCATGATCTCCCATCCCGACGCGGTCACCGACCTCGTCCTCCAAGCCGCCGCGGCCGCCGACTCCGCCCGCACATCGCCGACGGCCTCCTAG
- a CDS encoding SAM-dependent methyltransferase, whose protein sequence is MTDEGSSIDSTKPSIARVYDYLLGGKDNYAVDREIGDVFKRDLPGSVAIAFANRAALTRAVGEIVATTGVRQFIDLGSGLPTVDNVHQVAQRHAPESRVVYVDTDPQVLVHGRALLEENDRTRVVPVDVRNPEDVRTHPDTLELIDFDRPVAVVFSAILHHVNDEEDPAGIVRHWRDHVPSGSYFFVSHFRSGNNPETAEAEGVLQRTFGRGRWRSDEEIESLLDGLEILDPGIVPAPLWRPDMAEGPWSGNGERELTVWERLIAAGLARKA, encoded by the coding sequence ATGACGGATGAAGGCTCCTCCATCGACTCCACCAAGCCCAGCATCGCCCGCGTCTACGACTACCTGCTCGGCGGCAAGGACAACTACGCCGTGGACCGGGAGATCGGCGACGTGTTCAAACGTGACCTTCCAGGTTCGGTGGCCATCGCCTTCGCCAACCGCGCGGCGCTGACCCGGGCGGTCGGGGAGATCGTCGCGACCACCGGCGTACGACAGTTCATCGACCTGGGCAGTGGCCTTCCGACCGTCGACAACGTCCACCAGGTCGCGCAACGCCACGCTCCGGAGTCCCGGGTCGTGTACGTCGACACCGACCCCCAAGTGCTGGTCCACGGTCGCGCGTTGCTGGAGGAGAACGACCGGACCCGGGTCGTCCCGGTCGACGTACGGAACCCCGAGGACGTCCGTACCCACCCGGACACCCTGGAGCTGATCGACTTCGATCGCCCCGTCGCCGTCGTGTTCAGCGCCATCCTCCATCACGTCAACGACGAGGAGGACCCGGCTGGGATCGTCCGCCACTGGCGCGACCACGTGCCCTCGGGGAGCTACTTCTTCGTCAGCCACTTCCGTTCCGGCAACAACCCGGAGACAGCGGAGGCCGAGGGAGTCCTCCAGCGGACCTTCGGCCGCGGACGGTGGCGCTCCGACGAGGAGATCGAGTCCCTGCTGGACGGACTGGAGATCCTCGACCCCGGGATCGTCCCCGCACCCCTGTGGCGTCCCGACATGGCTGAAGGCCCGTGGAGTGGCAACGGCGAACGGGAACTCACTGTCTGGGAGCGCCTCATCGCTGCCGGACTGGCCCGGAAAGCGTAG
- a CDS encoding N-acetyltransferase, translated as MTAADVRLMQGLAQRVTAVRPDLVNSDATWGELAWNWGRGHASDGGSWLRRLWFSGDDLVAWGWACLPHRVRRSDGSVKDVTSAYLGHQVHPDHRELVDEVIDWYDGVTVGIERTVMPQAADEFALKRWAAHGYETDPASLGDMGSWTQLNERDLDDVEQPVLPDGFRFRTADEAGPQAAVQAHVDAWAPSPFTAEGYEGVRRTPPYRGDLHVLVEAPDGTMAASTIMWLDEANRTAEFEPVGTHSDYRRLGLGRAMLLHGMHLAREAGAHHMTVACLGAPGHPQARGLYYSVGFREFTRDAPLIKTGG; from the coding sequence GTGACCGCGGCGGACGTGCGGCTCATGCAGGGCCTGGCGCAACGGGTTACGGCTGTCCGTCCCGATCTGGTGAACAGCGACGCGACGTGGGGAGAGCTGGCCTGGAACTGGGGCAGGGGGCACGCGTCCGACGGCGGGAGCTGGCTGCGGCGACTGTGGTTCTCCGGTGACGATTTGGTCGCGTGGGGCTGGGCCTGTCTGCCACACCGGGTGAGGCGGAGCGACGGGTCGGTGAAAGACGTCACCAGCGCCTATCTGGGACATCAGGTCCATCCCGACCACCGCGAGCTGGTGGACGAGGTGATCGACTGGTACGACGGTGTGACGGTCGGCATCGAGCGTACGGTGATGCCGCAGGCCGCCGATGAGTTCGCCCTGAAGCGATGGGCGGCGCACGGCTATGAGACCGATCCGGCCTCGCTCGGCGACATGGGCTCCTGGACTCAACTCAATGAGCGGGACCTCGACGACGTGGAACAGCCGGTGCTGCCGGACGGATTCCGATTCCGCACCGCCGACGAGGCCGGGCCACAGGCCGCGGTCCAGGCCCATGTCGACGCCTGGGCTCCGTCACCGTTTACAGCCGAGGGCTACGAGGGCGTCCGGCGGACACCGCCGTACCGCGGCGACCTGCACGTCCTGGTGGAGGCGCCGGACGGAACGATGGCCGCATCGACGATCATGTGGCTCGACGAGGCGAACAGGACCGCCGAATTCGAGCCGGTCGGAACACATTCGGACTACCGGCGGCTCGGACTGGGCAGGGCGATGCTGCTGCACGGGATGCATCTGGCACGGGAGGCCGGGGCCCATCACATGACGGTGGCCTGTCTGGGGGCGCCGGGGCATCCCCAGGCGCGCGGGCTGTACTACAGCGTCGGGTTCCGGGAGTTCACACGAGATGCGCCGCTCATCAAGACCGGGGGCTGA
- a CDS encoding VOC family protein has translation MAVRRVMPIIQSEAAKESRDFYGLLGFEEVMNLGWIMTLASPSSPAAQVSFMTGDRTAPVTPDMSVEVDDVEAAYAIMRDSGAEIVHPLQDEEWGVRRFFVRDPNGRVVNVLSHR, from the coding sequence GTGGCCGTTCGCCGTGTCATGCCCATCATCCAGTCAGAGGCTGCGAAGGAGAGCCGGGACTTCTATGGTCTGCTGGGCTTTGAAGAGGTCATGAATCTCGGCTGGATCATGACTCTTGCCTCGCCGTCGAGTCCGGCAGCCCAGGTCAGCTTCATGACCGGCGACAGAACCGCCCCGGTTACCCCCGATATGAGCGTCGAAGTCGACGACGTGGAGGCGGCTTACGCGATCATGCGGGACAGCGGCGCGGAGATCGTTCACCCCCTGCAGGACGAGGAGTGGGGCGTACGGCGGTTCTTCGTCCGCGACCCCAACGGCCGCGTGGTCAATGTTCTGAGCCACCGCTGA